In Capillimicrobium parvum, a genomic segment contains:
- a CDS encoding chemotaxis protein CheA, whose translation MDVSEYMPMFLAEAREHLQELNLAVVRIEETPDDQETVNEIFRIAHSMKGMSATMGFARMAALTHRMEDVFELLRQRTGGLPRDAIDVLLECLDVLEEQVGKIEQTGAEDLAPAALIERLQSLVRERTPEQKHHRKGGPVGWVERIPPEVVAERAGGRRIVHVEVALGDECSMPSVRAFMVLNALGEQGSVLASFPAVDKVDAFDGGVVEAWLAAEADDDAVHAAATNVADVAAATVDELSDEDFGAEPAVEGEGEAVAAAPAAKAERGTGAAPRGKATTTSVRVDAARLDQLMHFMGELVVHRTHVESLAGQADVPGLSQAMADLSRASQSLQSMVMQVRMIPVEAVFLRFPRLVRDLSGKLGKQVELKLVGQDTELDRTVVDALGDPLVHLVRNALDHGLEPAADREVAGKPATATLEISAKHMGGNVVISVRDDGRGIDPAKVAAKAVERGLLTPEQADSVDQARAAELLFTAGFSTAETTSDISGRGVGMDAVRTTIRELGGDVGFISEMGVGTTAQIRLPLTLAIMAALLIEIDGDPFAVPLERVERTIRLEDHTVRSAAGSRMLVMRDDVFPLLDGGETLGRGRASDGEHAVIVTSGERSMALAVNKLIGQRELVTRPLPPDVSDSAAVSGGAVLSSGDIALIVDCDALHPSAGLAAA comes from the coding sequence ATGGACGTCTCCGAGTACATGCCGATGTTCCTGGCCGAGGCGCGCGAGCACCTCCAGGAGCTCAACCTTGCCGTCGTCCGGATCGAGGAGACCCCCGACGATCAGGAGACCGTCAACGAGATCTTCCGCATCGCCCACTCCATGAAGGGCATGAGCGCCACGATGGGCTTCGCCCGGATGGCGGCGCTCACGCATCGGATGGAGGACGTGTTCGAGCTGCTGCGCCAGCGCACCGGCGGCCTGCCGCGCGACGCGATCGACGTGCTGCTCGAGTGCCTCGACGTGCTCGAGGAGCAGGTCGGCAAGATCGAGCAGACCGGCGCCGAGGACCTTGCGCCCGCGGCGCTCATCGAGCGGCTGCAGAGCCTCGTCCGCGAGCGCACGCCGGAGCAGAAGCACCACCGCAAGGGCGGCCCGGTGGGGTGGGTGGAACGGATTCCGCCGGAGGTGGTGGCCGAGCGCGCCGGCGGGCGGCGCATCGTGCACGTCGAGGTCGCCCTCGGCGACGAGTGCTCCATGCCCTCCGTGCGGGCGTTCATGGTCCTCAACGCCCTGGGCGAGCAGGGCTCGGTCCTCGCCTCGTTCCCGGCCGTCGACAAGGTCGACGCGTTCGACGGGGGCGTCGTGGAGGCATGGCTGGCCGCCGAGGCCGACGACGACGCAGTCCACGCCGCGGCGACGAACGTCGCCGACGTCGCCGCCGCGACCGTCGACGAGCTCAGCGACGAGGACTTCGGCGCGGAGCCCGCCGTCGAGGGCGAGGGCGAGGCGGTCGCCGCCGCGCCCGCGGCCAAGGCCGAGCGCGGCACCGGCGCGGCACCGCGCGGCAAGGCGACGACCACCAGCGTCCGCGTCGACGCCGCCCGCCTCGACCAGCTCATGCACTTCATGGGCGAGCTCGTCGTGCACCGCACGCACGTCGAGTCGCTCGCCGGCCAGGCCGACGTGCCGGGGCTGTCGCAGGCGATGGCCGACCTCTCGCGCGCCTCGCAGTCGCTGCAGTCGATGGTGATGCAGGTCCGGATGATCCCGGTGGAGGCCGTCTTCCTGCGCTTCCCGCGCCTGGTGCGCGACCTGTCGGGCAAGCTCGGCAAGCAGGTCGAGCTCAAGCTCGTCGGACAGGACACCGAGCTCGACCGCACCGTCGTCGACGCCCTCGGCGACCCGCTCGTCCACCTCGTGCGCAACGCGCTCGACCACGGTCTCGAGCCGGCCGCCGACCGCGAGGTGGCGGGCAAGCCCGCCACGGCCACGCTCGAGATCTCCGCCAAGCACATGGGCGGCAACGTCGTCATCAGCGTGCGCGACGACGGGCGCGGCATCGACCCGGCCAAGGTCGCCGCCAAGGCCGTCGAGCGGGGGCTGCTGACGCCCGAGCAGGCCGACTCGGTCGACCAGGCGCGCGCCGCGGAGCTGTTGTTCACGGCCGGCTTCTCGACCGCCGAGACCACGAGCGACATCTCGGGACGCGGCGTCGGCATGGACGCGGTCCGCACGACCATCCGGGAGCTCGGCGGCGACGTCGGCTTCATCTCCGAGATGGGCGTCGGCACCACCGCGCAGATCCGCCTGCCGCTGACCCTGGCGATCATGGCGGCGCTGCTCATCGAGATCGACGGCGACCCGTTCGCCGTGCCGCTGGAGCGCGTGGAGCGCACGATCCGCCTGGAGGACCACACGGTCCGCTCCGCGGCGGGCTCGCGGATGCTCGTCATGCGCGACGACGTCTTCCCGCTGCTCGACGGCGGCGAGACGCTCGGCCGCGGCCGCGCGTCCGACGGGGAGCACGCCGTGATCGTGACCTCCGGTGAGCGCTCAATGGCGCTGGCCGTCAACAAGCTGATCGGCCAGCGGGAGCTCGTCACCCGTCCGCTGCCGCCCGACGTCTCCGACAGCGCGGCCGTCTCCGGCGGGGCCGTGCTGTCCAGCGGCGACATCGCCCTGATCGTCGACTGCGATGCCCTGCACCCGTCCGCCGGCCTCGCCGCCGCCTAG
- a CDS encoding chemotaxis protein CheC, which produces MTSPPQYTDMQLDALRELANIGSGNAGTALSGMLGQPVDINVPAAAALPLADAVEAAGEPATLATGVVLPIFGDLDATVLLLFPPDDEATLCSLLGVEPGTEDGRSALGEIGNILGCSYVNSLAAMTGLELEPRPPETVADMVGAILATVLATQADQTNLALLMDSRLIVEGQQCELTFLMLPSHDGIGELLTRLGLG; this is translated from the coding sequence ATGACCTCACCGCCCCAGTACACGGACATGCAGCTCGACGCGCTGCGCGAGCTGGCCAACATCGGCTCCGGCAACGCCGGCACCGCCCTGTCGGGCATGCTCGGCCAGCCGGTCGACATCAACGTGCCCGCCGCCGCCGCGCTGCCGCTCGCCGACGCGGTCGAGGCCGCCGGCGAACCGGCGACGCTGGCCACCGGCGTCGTCCTGCCGATCTTCGGCGACCTCGACGCGACGGTGCTGCTGCTCTTCCCGCCCGACGACGAGGCGACGCTGTGCTCGCTGCTCGGCGTCGAGCCGGGCACGGAGGACGGCCGCTCCGCCCTGGGCGAGATCGGCAACATCCTCGGCTGCTCGTACGTCAACTCGCTCGCCGCGATGACCGGCCTCGAGCTGGAGCCGCGACCGCCGGAGACCGTCGCGGACATGGTCGGGGCGATCCTCGCCACGGTGCTCGCCACGCAGGCGGACCAGACGAACCTGGCGCTGCTCATGGACTCCCGGCTCATCGTCGAGGGCCAGCAGTGCGAGCTGACGTTCCTCATGCTCCCGAGCCACGACGGGATCGGCGAGCTGCTCACGCGGCTGGGGCTGGGGTAG
- a CDS encoding GAF domain-containing sensor histidine kinase, with product MSPEPERLSPALRAVSDAVLAVAAQRSVEEVLQELVDRARELAGARYAALGIPDGDGGFSAFLVSGMSDELVASLGPLPRTHGVLGAMLETDVPVRMADMHAHPRFRGWWPRGHPDMRSYLGVPIVAPDGVIGAFYLTEKEGAGTFGAADQELLELLAAHAAIAITNARLLERSRELSIVSERNRLALELHDAVSQKLFSVVLSAEAAATLVERDPAAAGERVARTGELAREALDELRDLVGELRPPDLERDGLAAVLRKHVAVLRSVHDISIGLEVDLADAAGDVDPRRDRELLRIAQEALHNALRHAGAREIGVRVAGADGGLVLEIHDDGAGFDPADPELRSRRLGLTSMEERAARLGGRLAIRSSPGAGTTVRLEVGGAG from the coding sequence GTGAGCCCGGAGCCCGAACGCCTCAGCCCCGCCCTGCGCGCCGTCAGCGACGCGGTCCTGGCGGTCGCCGCCCAACGCTCGGTCGAAGAGGTGCTCCAGGAGCTCGTGGACCGCGCGCGCGAGCTGGCCGGCGCGCGCTACGCGGCGCTCGGCATCCCCGACGGCGACGGCGGCTTCAGCGCATTCCTCGTCTCCGGGATGAGCGACGAGCTGGTCGCGTCCCTCGGGCCGCTGCCACGAACGCACGGGGTGCTCGGGGCGATGCTCGAGACCGACGTGCCGGTGCGGATGGCGGACATGCACGCCCACCCGCGCTTCCGCGGCTGGTGGCCGCGCGGCCACCCCGACATGCGCTCGTACCTCGGCGTGCCGATCGTCGCGCCCGACGGCGTGATCGGCGCCTTCTACCTCACGGAGAAGGAGGGCGCCGGGACGTTCGGCGCCGCCGACCAGGAGCTCCTGGAGCTCCTCGCCGCGCACGCCGCGATCGCGATCACGAACGCGCGGCTGCTCGAGCGCAGCCGCGAGCTGTCGATCGTCTCCGAGCGCAACCGGCTCGCCCTCGAGCTGCACGACGCGGTCAGCCAGAAGCTCTTCAGCGTCGTGCTCAGCGCCGAGGCGGCGGCCACGCTCGTGGAGCGCGACCCGGCGGCGGCGGGCGAGCGGGTCGCGCGGACGGGCGAGCTGGCCCGCGAGGCGCTCGACGAGCTGCGCGACCTCGTCGGCGAGCTGCGCCCGCCGGACCTCGAACGCGACGGCCTGGCCGCCGTGCTGCGCAAGCACGTCGCGGTCCTGCGCAGCGTCCACGACATCTCGATCGGCCTGGAGGTCGATCTGGCCGACGCGGCGGGCGACGTCGACCCGCGGCGCGACCGCGAGCTGCTGCGGATCGCCCAGGAGGCGCTGCACAACGCGCTGCGCCACGCGGGCGCCCGCGAGATCGGCGTGCGCGTCGCCGGCGCGGACGGCGGGCTGGTGCTCGAGATCCACGACGACGGCGCCGGCTTCGATCCCGCCGATCCCGAGCTGCGCTCGCGGCGCCTCGGGCTGACGTCGATGGAGGAGCGCGCCGCGCGGCTCGGGGGCCGCCTCGCGATCCGGTCGAGTCCCGGCGCCGGCACGACGGTCCGGCTGGAGGTAGGCGGCGCTGGCTGA
- a CDS encoding response regulator, with amino-acid sequence MARVLVVDDAAFMRKMVTDALTKGGHDVVGEAGNGAEAVDRWQELRPDLTTLDITMPEKDGLAALREIITIDPAARVIMCSALGQESKVLESIKLGAKDFVVKPFQPDRVLDAVAKALA; translated from the coding sequence ATGGCCCGTGTCCTCGTGGTCGACGACGCAGCGTTCATGCGCAAGATGGTCACCGACGCCCTCACCAAGGGCGGCCACGACGTGGTCGGCGAAGCCGGCAACGGCGCGGAGGCCGTCGACCGCTGGCAGGAACTGCGTCCCGACCTCACCACCCTGGACATCACGATGCCGGAGAAGGACGGCCTCGCCGCGCTGCGGGAGATCATCACGATCGACCCTGCCGCCCGCGTGATCATGTGCTCCGCCCTCGGGCAGGAGAGCAAGGTCCTCGAGTCGATCAAGCTCGGCGCCAAGGACTTCGTCGTCAAGCCGTTCCAGCCCGACCGCGTCCTCGACGCCGTCGCCAAGGCCCTCGCGTAG
- a CDS encoding FliM/FliN family flagellar motor switch protein, giving the protein MSGTADDALLQIGGSTTEAVAGVLRIFCPEDGQIVDGLVAAVPPGTHPMEGIPTPSVATGVSYVDGVTGGNVFVMTIRGARRLAASMMGAELPDDDAELTDLDLSAMGEAMNQMMSSAAMATSKVLGKEVEIAPPEIHRLTDATAAVEAFDTTPHAITAQFSVLGEPCRLVQFIPNAFIVRMNRALSELATEYASEYQDGPLSPLVQDMPLRVWAELGRVRMPLSSLVGLPVGAVVELDREVEDPIDLFVDDLRFATGRLLVTDENEWAVRIESVHGVRGAGGPPEPPRLACPSPSIHPSPTTTEGD; this is encoded by the coding sequence ATGAGCGGCACCGCCGACGACGCCCTGCTGCAGATCGGCGGGTCCACCACGGAAGCGGTGGCCGGCGTGCTGCGCATCTTCTGCCCCGAGGACGGCCAGATCGTGGACGGCCTGGTCGCCGCCGTGCCTCCGGGCACCCATCCCATGGAGGGCATCCCGACCCCCTCGGTCGCCACCGGCGTCTCCTACGTCGACGGCGTCACCGGCGGCAACGTCTTCGTGATGACGATCAGGGGCGCGCGCCGGCTGGCCGCGTCGATGATGGGCGCCGAGCTGCCCGACGACGACGCCGAGCTCACCGACCTCGACCTGTCGGCGATGGGCGAGGCCATGAACCAGATGATGTCGTCGGCGGCGATGGCGACCAGCAAGGTGCTCGGCAAGGAAGTCGAGATCGCGCCACCCGAGATCCACCGGCTCACCGACGCGACGGCCGCGGTCGAGGCGTTCGACACGACGCCGCACGCCATCACCGCCCAGTTCTCGGTGCTCGGCGAGCCGTGCCGGCTCGTGCAGTTCATCCCGAACGCGTTCATCGTGCGCATGAACCGCGCGCTCAGCGAGCTGGCGACGGAGTACGCGTCCGAATACCAGGACGGCCCGCTGAGCCCGCTCGTGCAGGACATGCCGCTGCGTGTCTGGGCCGAGCTCGGGCGCGTGCGGATGCCGCTCAGCAGCCTGGTCGGGCTGCCGGTCGGCGCGGTGGTCGAGCTCGACCGCGAGGTCGAGGACCCGATCGACCTGTTCGTCGACGACCTGCGCTTCGCGACCGGCCGCCTGCTCGTCACCGACGAGAACGAGTGGGCCGTGCGCATCGAGTCCGTGCACGGTGTGCGCGGCGCCGGCGGCCCTCCCGAGCCGCCACGACTCGCTTGCCCCTCCCCCTCGATCCACCCTTCACCAACAACCACAGAAGGAGACTGA
- a CDS encoding oxygen-binding di-iron domain-containing protein, with translation MSTRIDHITGGIYRISTWVPEYRLTFNQFLIDDERPTLVHTGEYDRYDGIRKAISEVLDPATLANIILLHWEGDENGGMDRFMAEAKGCELVGSALSIALNARGFGVHERVRGFTDGETLDLGRHKLRFWETPHVHHWDSMMVVEETTNSLFPSDLYLQPGELPPVVDENLSEEMIATYRAVGIFAHENPVRSVSERVERLAPDWVHAMHGGTVTGAALPAFNEALREKEFAYAGWVLGRDLAAQQATPIPHAG, from the coding sequence GTGAGCACGCGGATCGACCACATCACCGGCGGCATCTACCGGATCTCCACGTGGGTCCCCGAGTACCGGCTCACGTTCAACCAGTTCCTCATCGACGACGAGCGGCCGACGCTCGTGCACACCGGCGAGTACGACCGCTACGACGGGATCCGCAAGGCGATCTCGGAGGTCCTCGATCCGGCGACGCTGGCGAACATCATCCTGCTGCACTGGGAGGGCGACGAGAACGGCGGGATGGACCGCTTCATGGCCGAGGCCAAGGGCTGCGAGCTGGTCGGGTCCGCGCTGTCGATCGCGCTCAACGCCCGCGGCTTCGGCGTGCACGAGCGCGTCCGCGGCTTCACCGACGGCGAGACGCTCGACCTCGGCCGCCACAAGCTGCGCTTCTGGGAGACCCCGCACGTCCACCACTGGGACTCGATGATGGTCGTCGAGGAGACCACGAACAGCCTCTTCCCGTCGGATCTGTACCTGCAGCCGGGCGAGCTGCCGCCCGTCGTCGACGAGAACCTCTCCGAGGAGATGATCGCGACGTACCGCGCGGTCGGCATCTTCGCCCACGAGAACCCGGTCCGGTCGGTGTCCGAGCGCGTGGAGCGGCTCGCGCCCGACTGGGTGCACGCCATGCACGGCGGCACGGTGACCGGCGCCGCGCTGCCCGCCTTCAACGAGGCGCTGCGCGAGAAGGAGTTCGCCTACGCCGGGTGGGTGCTCGGCCGCGACCTGGCCGCCCAGCAGGCGACGCCGATCCCGCACGCCGGATAG
- a CDS encoding TetR/AcrR family transcriptional regulator produces MTTTRRYELRKRAERQQETRRRIVEATVALHSELGPARTSVSAIAERARVQRHTVYSHFPDERELVMACSGLHLQRRPLPDPEPLLDVDDPLERVQRAVALLYAYYAENEGLLANIMRDIEDHETTQWVVGVRIAPVLGRMHEILVAGFRARGRRRERVAAAVAVALDFHTWRTLHRAGLDATAAAQTATAMTRCQ; encoded by the coding sequence GTGACAACGACGCGCAGGTACGAGCTCCGCAAGCGGGCCGAGCGCCAGCAGGAGACCAGGCGGCGGATCGTCGAGGCGACGGTCGCGCTGCACTCCGAGCTGGGGCCGGCGCGCACCAGCGTCAGCGCGATCGCCGAGCGCGCGCGCGTGCAGCGCCACACCGTGTACAGCCACTTCCCGGACGAGCGCGAGCTCGTCATGGCCTGCTCGGGCCTGCATCTGCAACGACGGCCGCTGCCCGACCCCGAGCCGCTGCTGGACGTCGACGACCCCCTGGAGCGCGTGCAACGGGCGGTCGCGCTCCTGTACGCCTACTACGCCGAGAACGAGGGGCTGCTCGCCAACATCATGCGCGACATCGAGGACCACGAGACGACCCAGTGGGTCGTCGGGGTCCGCATCGCGCCCGTGCTGGGCCGCATGCACGAGATCCTGGTCGCCGGATTCCGCGCGCGCGGGCGACGGCGCGAGCGCGTCGCGGCGGCCGTCGCGGTGGCGCTCGACTTCCACACGTGGCGGACCCTGCACCGCGCCGGGCTCGACGCGACCGCGGCGGCGCAGACGGCGACCGCGATGACCCGTTGCCAGTGA
- a CDS encoding flagellar motor switch protein FliM — MSGDLLNEDQIARLFDQAAKGRLKTEVQIASHPTRRARGLRTIDFQHPTKFTADQERRIKRALEQFCRTANRRLSAELRVDVEIEVIDVMQLTWFNAHAQIPYDSVCGVIDGGDASEARMLLSAEQSLVVNFVERLLGGTQTARERKLTDIDLVVARRFFHALTEELSLVWEELSRTELELLRLDSQPESANVANASEPTLALVMEGKLEKLSSTVVLLVPYRSAGGVASAFGHEDDAARDPRIAEAVDAALREVSVPVRAEVAATTLRLDEVLALRPGDVVTFDTPVERGMTLMADQVPVHRVQPGRCGRWRAVQVAETLREAAR, encoded by the coding sequence ATGAGCGGGGATCTGCTCAACGAGGACCAGATCGCCAGGCTGTTCGACCAGGCGGCGAAGGGCAGGCTGAAGACCGAGGTCCAGATCGCATCGCACCCGACGCGGCGCGCGCGCGGGCTGCGGACCATCGACTTCCAGCACCCGACGAAGTTCACCGCCGACCAGGAGCGGCGCATCAAGCGCGCGCTCGAGCAGTTCTGCCGCACGGCGAACCGCCGGCTGTCGGCCGAGCTGCGCGTCGACGTGGAGATCGAGGTCATCGACGTCATGCAGCTCACGTGGTTCAACGCACACGCGCAGATCCCGTACGACTCGGTCTGCGGCGTCATCGACGGCGGGGACGCCAGCGAGGCGCGCATGCTGCTCAGCGCCGAGCAGTCGCTCGTCGTCAACTTCGTCGAGCGCCTCCTCGGCGGCACGCAGACCGCGCGCGAGCGCAAGCTCACCGACATCGACCTCGTCGTCGCCCGGCGCTTCTTCCATGCGCTCACGGAGGAGCTGTCGCTCGTGTGGGAGGAGCTGTCGCGCACCGAGCTCGAGCTGCTGCGCCTGGACTCCCAGCCGGAGTCGGCGAACGTCGCCAACGCGAGCGAGCCGACGCTGGCGCTCGTCATGGAGGGCAAGCTGGAGAAGCTGTCGTCGACCGTCGTGCTGCTCGTGCCGTACCGCTCGGCGGGCGGCGTGGCCAGCGCGTTCGGCCACGAGGACGACGCCGCGCGCGACCCGCGGATCGCCGAGGCGGTCGACGCGGCGCTGCGCGAGGTCTCGGTGCCCGTCCGGGCCGAGGTCGCCGCGACGACCCTGCGCCTCGACGAGGTGCTGGCGCTGCGCCCCGGCGACGTCGTGACGTTCGACACGCCCGTGGAGCGCGGCATGACGCTCATGGCCGACCAGGTGCCGGTACATCGCGTCCAGCCCGGCCGCTGCGGCCGCTGGCGCGCCGTGCAGGTGGCCGAGACCCTGAGGGAGGCAGCTCGATGA
- a CDS encoding CheR family methyltransferase produces the protein MRPCGPTHTDDSARGATSSGGPCEPTQANDSARGATAPGGPRGSAATNVPRAAGASRDDYETFCDGVRGLCHVDLAQYKRGQMERRIRSFAHRRGSDGLTDYLTVLRREPSELDDFLDRMTINVSQLWRNPEQWALIGDSILPELAAAGRGITAWSAGCSYGAEAYTLAALCRENAPGARATIRGTDIDKRMVERAHEGRFTDEDARTAPRALLERHFDAVDGGWRARRELRDACRFEVGDLLRMTVAPGRLDLVLCRNTVIYFTDDVRNALHARLAQALRPGGYLVIGSTERVQDPREMDLTPTHPFVYRKA, from the coding sequence ATGAGGCCCTGCGGGCCCACCCACACCGACGACTCAGCCCGCGGCGCGACTTCATCGGGTGGGCCCTGCGAGCCCACCCAAGCCAACGACTCGGCCCGCGGCGCGACGGCACCGGGTGGACCCCGCGGGTCCGCAGCCACGAACGTCCCCCGCGCCGCGGGTGCCAGCCGCGACGACTACGAGACCTTCTGCGACGGCGTGCGCGGCCTCTGTCACGTGGATCTCGCCCAGTACAAGCGCGGTCAGATGGAGCGCCGCATCCGCTCCTTCGCCCACCGGCGCGGCAGCGACGGCCTGACCGACTACCTCACCGTGCTGCGCCGCGAGCCGTCCGAGCTCGACGACTTCCTCGACCGCATGACGATCAACGTCTCCCAGCTCTGGCGCAACCCCGAGCAGTGGGCGCTGATCGGCGACTCGATCCTGCCCGAGCTCGCCGCCGCGGGGCGCGGGATCACGGCGTGGAGCGCCGGCTGCTCCTACGGCGCCGAGGCCTACACGCTCGCCGCGCTGTGCCGTGAGAACGCCCCCGGCGCCCGCGCGACCATCCGCGGCACCGACATCGACAAGCGCATGGTCGAGCGCGCCCACGAGGGCCGCTTCACCGACGAGGACGCCCGCACGGCGCCGCGCGCGCTGCTCGAGCGCCACTTCGACGCGGTCGACGGCGGCTGGCGGGCGCGCCGGGAGCTGCGCGACGCGTGCCGCTTCGAGGTCGGCGACCTGCTGCGCATGACCGTGGCGCCCGGCCGCCTCGACCTGGTGCTCTGCCGCAACACCGTCATCTACTTCACCGACGACGTCCGCAACGCCCTGCACGCGCGGCTCGCGCAGGCCCTGCGCCCGGGCGGCTACCTCGTCATCGGCTCGACCGAGCGGGTGCAGGACCCGCGCGAGATGGACCTGACGCCGACCCACCCCTTCGTCTACCGCAAGGCCTGA
- a CDS encoding response regulator — MLLADDHAVVREGLRAFLELQDGMEVAGEAADGAAAVDAVAQLAPDVVLMDLVMPGLDGVGAMRELRRRGSAARVIVLTSFADDERLLPAIRAGAAGYLLKNVEPSELARAIRAAHAGEALLDPVVAARLVDALATPSGEGRDDAGHDGLTAREREVLELIVAGESNKRIARALGISEKTVKTHVGHVLAKLGVTDRTQAAVHALQSGLVGRRS; from the coding sequence GTGCTGCTCGCCGACGACCACGCCGTCGTGCGCGAGGGGCTGCGGGCCTTCCTCGAGCTGCAGGACGGCATGGAGGTCGCGGGCGAGGCGGCCGACGGCGCCGCGGCGGTCGACGCCGTCGCGCAGCTCGCGCCCGACGTCGTGCTCATGGACCTCGTCATGCCCGGGCTCGATGGGGTGGGCGCGATGCGCGAGCTGCGCCGGCGCGGCTCGGCGGCGCGCGTGATCGTCCTGACGAGCTTCGCCGACGACGAACGGCTCCTCCCGGCGATCCGCGCCGGCGCGGCCGGGTACCTGCTCAAGAACGTCGAGCCGTCGGAGCTCGCGCGCGCGATCCGGGCGGCCCACGCGGGCGAGGCGCTCCTGGATCCGGTGGTGGCCGCCCGCCTCGTCGACGCGCTGGCGACGCCTTCCGGCGAAGGCCGGGACGACGCCGGGCACGACGGTCTGACCGCGCGCGAGCGCGAGGTGCTCGAGCTGATCGTCGCCGGGGAGTCCAACAAGCGGATCGCCCGGGCGCTGGGCATCTCGGAGAAGACGGTCAAGACGCACGTCGGCCATGTGCTCGCCAAGCTCGGCGTCACCGACCGCACGCAGGCCGCCGTGCACGCGCTCCAGTCCGGGCTGGTCGGCCGAAGGTCCTAG
- a CDS encoding chemotaxis protein CheD, with the protein MGGVTVIVSELMVRMGELAASATPGEVLVTIGLGSCVGVALFDVRRPIVGLAHVMLPTGDATGAPAKFADTGVPLLAQRVKALGAARLEAVIVGGAQMFTFSGEGGATIGARNEAAVREQLDRLSIPIRHAKTGGSRGRTVRVHVEGVRVTVREVAATEEQVYGR; encoded by the coding sequence ATGGGTGGCGTCACCGTGATCGTGTCCGAGCTCATGGTGCGGATGGGCGAGCTGGCCGCGTCGGCGACGCCCGGCGAGGTGCTCGTGACCATCGGCCTGGGATCGTGCGTCGGCGTCGCGCTGTTCGACGTGCGCCGGCCGATCGTCGGCCTCGCGCACGTCATGCTGCCCACTGGCGACGCGACCGGCGCCCCGGCGAAGTTCGCCGATACCGGCGTGCCGCTGCTCGCGCAGCGCGTGAAGGCGCTCGGCGCCGCGCGCCTGGAGGCGGTCATCGTCGGCGGCGCGCAGATGTTCACGTTCAGCGGCGAGGGCGGTGCCACCATCGGCGCGCGCAACGAAGCGGCGGTGCGCGAGCAGCTCGACCGTCTCTCGATCCCGATCCGCCACGCGAAGACCGGCGGCAGCCGGGGCCGCACCGTCCGCGTGCACGTCGAGGGCGTGCGCGTCACCGTCCGCGAGGTCGCGGCCACGGAGGAGCAGGTGTACGGGCGATGA
- a CDS encoding SDR family NAD(P)-dependent oxidoreductase, translating to MSTAIITGASRGLGLALARALAGPDRRLIIDARGAAELERAARELGRQGDVVALAGDVADPAHRRALVAAAGDRVDLLVNNASVLGPSPQPSLAGYPLDELQRVMRVNVLAPLALIQLALPRMAPGAAIVNVTSDAAVEPYPGWGGYGSAKAALEQLGAVLAAEHPQLRILTVDPGDMRTRMHQEAFPGEDISDRPPPEASVPGLLALIGGTQPSGRYVARDVAVTVTA from the coding sequence ATGTCCACCGCCATCATCACCGGCGCCTCCCGAGGGCTCGGGCTGGCGCTCGCCCGCGCGCTGGCCGGCCCGGACCGGCGCCTGATCATCGACGCCCGGGGCGCCGCGGAGCTCGAGCGCGCCGCGCGCGAGCTCGGCCGCCAGGGCGACGTCGTCGCGCTCGCCGGCGACGTCGCCGACCCCGCCCACCGCCGCGCGCTCGTCGCGGCCGCCGGCGACCGCGTCGACCTGCTCGTCAACAACGCCTCCGTGCTCGGCCCCAGCCCGCAGCCGTCGCTCGCCGGCTACCCGCTCGACGAGCTGCAGCGCGTCATGCGCGTCAACGTCCTGGCGCCGCTCGCGCTGATCCAGCTGGCGCTGCCGCGCATGGCGCCGGGCGCGGCGATCGTGAACGTCACCTCCGACGCCGCGGTCGAGCCCTACCCCGGCTGGGGCGGCTACGGCTCCGCGAAGGCCGCGCTCGAGCAGCTCGGCGCGGTCCTCGCCGCCGAGCACCCGCAGCTGCGGATCCTGACCGTCGATCCCGGCGACATGCGCACGCGCATGCACCAGGAGGCGTTCCCCGGCGAGGACATCTCCGACCGCCCGCCGCCGGAGGCCAGCGTGCCGGGACTGCTCGCGCTCATCGGGGGGACCCAGCCGAGCGGGCGCTACGTCGCGCGCGACGTCGCCGTGACGGTGACGGCATGA